The sequence below is a genomic window from Halococcus saccharolyticus DSM 5350.
CGTCGCACTGATCGACAGCGACGAGAACATACTCGAACGCACCGAAATCATCGCCGAGCAGGGTGCAACACAAACGCTCACGTTCACCGCGACCGAGGAGATGGCGGAGTATCTCTGTGAGGTACATCCGCAGTCGATGCGTGGCGACCTTCGTATAGACGGATCGACATCTACTACAACGACCGCAGCTGAAGAGTCCTCGTCCGATCGGTTCATGCCGACGGGTGCAACAGTTCGGGTCGAAACCATCGCCGAGGGCGGGATGACCGCACCGACGGCACTCGAAGTCCCGCCCGGTGACGACGATCGCCGCTTCGTGGTTGATCAAATCGGACAGGTTTTCACGCTCGGTGGGGATGGGTTGGAGCCGTTCCTCGACATCCGCGACCAGCTCGTCAACTTCGATAATCTTCCTGGTGAGAAGACGATCGACGAGCGCGGACTACTCGGACTTACCTTCCATCCAAACTTTCGTGATAACCGGAAGTTCTACCTCCACTACAGCGCGCCGTCACGACCGGGGACGCCAAACGACTTCACCCATACTCAAGTGCTCTCTGAGTTTCGAGCGACCGAGGACTTCTCGGCCGGCGATCCCGACTCCGAACGCACCATCCTCGAAATCCCGTCGCCGTACTACACCCACAACGCCGGTGATATCCTGTTCGGTCCCGACGACGGCTACCTCTACATGGGAATGGGCAACGGCGGCGGCGATCTCCGGATTCCCGGAAACGTCGACGACTGGTACGAAAACCGTGGCGGCAACGGGCAGGACGTCGACGAGAACCTGCTGGGATCGATCCTCCGGATCGACGTCGACAGTCAAGAGGACGACAAACCCTACGGTATTCCCGACGATAACCCCCTCGTCGGCGAGGAAGGACTCGACGAACAGTTCGCGTGGGGCTTTCGCAACCCCTGGCGAATGAGCTTCAACAAGGGCAATCTGTTCGTCTGTGACGTCGGCCAATTCGAATACGAAGAGGTCAGTATCGTTGTGAAAGGGAAAAACTACGGCTGGAACGTCAAGGAAGGAAGTCACTGTTTCGCCAGCGCGGAGCGCCGGCCGATCTCGGACTGCCCGGACCGGACTCCCGAAAACGTCCGCGGCGGCGAGCCGCTCATCGATCCGATCATCGAGTACCCACACACTTACGAGGGCGATGGCGTCGGCGTGGCTGTCACTGGCGGGACGATCTATCAGAACGCGACGATCCCTGCCCTTCGCGGGAAGTTCGTCTTCGGCGATTACAGCAAAACCGGTCGACCGGGCGGCTCGGTGTTCGCCGCAACGCCCCCGAGAGAGGGGCAGTGGTCCTTGGAGGAAGTCACGTTCGAGGGGTACGAGAACGGGACGCTCGATTCGTACGTACTCGGCGTCTACCCCGATTCACGTGGCGAACTCTACGTCTTGACGACCGACAACCTCGGGGTTCGTGGTGAGACCGGCGCGGTCCACAAGATCAACCCTCCCAGTCCCGAGACGGCGACGTCGACTGCCACCGCAACGCCCGACCAACCACCGACCGCGACGCCAACGCCGACACCAACGCCCACGCCGACC
It includes:
- a CDS encoding PQQ-dependent sugar dehydrogenase; amino-acid sequence: MSGVAGAQSTAIFELDGNTTGWVGRVPDTIAGQTNPTLSLTPGERYEITWTNVDGLDHNVALIDSDENILERTEIIAEQGATQTLTFTATEEMAEYLCEVHPQSMRGDLRIDGSTSTTTTAAEESSSDRFMPTGATVRVETIAEGGMTAPTALEVPPGDDDRRFVVDQIGQVFTLGGDGLEPFLDIRDQLVNFDNLPGEKTIDERGLLGLTFHPNFRDNRKFYLHYSAPSRPGTPNDFTHTQVLSEFRATEDFSAGDPDSERTILEIPSPYYTHNAGDILFGPDDGYLYMGMGNGGGDLRIPGNVDDWYENRGGNGQDVDENLLGSILRIDVDSQEDDKPYGIPDDNPLVGEEGLDEQFAWGFRNPWRMSFNKGNLFVCDVGQFEYEEVSIVVKGKNYGWNVKEGSHCFASAERRPISDCPDRTPENVRGGEPLIDPIIEYPHTYEGDGVGVAVTGGTIYQNATIPALRGKFVFGDYSKTGRPGGSVFAATPPREGQWSLEEVTFEGYENGTLDSYVLGVYPDSRGELYVLTTDNLGVRGETGAVHKINPPSPETATSTATATPDQPPTATPTPTPTPTPTPTPTPTPTPTASPTPTSDATATTDRSTATTDAGTTGATNTGESEGWVSRVDGPGFGVVAALAAIGGVAARLLSKRE